From the Maioricimonas rarisocia genome, one window contains:
- the galT gene encoding galactose-1-phosphate uridylyltransferase has translation MSEMRYDHTTGDWVVFAPLRKLRPHAETSPASSPPTEQTRMSCPFCPGNESMTPPEIAAIRPDGRGDSEWLVRVIPNKFPALRIEEDDRRRQQGRLFQHMGGCGAHEVIIESPDHSLLLCQQPVEQIERILRMAQSRFNDLMQDHRFQSIIVFKNHGEGAGTSLRHPHWQIIATPVVPRMLRQRYEQATEHFDRTGNCLYCELVNEELAADERIILTNAHYVAFMPYASHLPFETWIVPLRQQATFGQVPAGELPALAGILREVLLKLYVALDNPDFNLTIDVAPRGDEDKEYYQWHIRVLPRLSTTAGFEMGSGMSINTVLPEEAARFLRNGRSSTGT, from the coding sequence ATGTCCGAAATGCGCTACGACCATACGACCGGCGACTGGGTCGTTTTCGCTCCGCTCCGCAAACTCCGGCCGCACGCAGAAACCTCTCCCGCTTCGTCCCCGCCGACCGAGCAGACACGGATGAGCTGCCCGTTCTGCCCGGGAAACGAGAGCATGACGCCTCCGGAAATCGCCGCGATCCGTCCCGATGGCCGTGGCGATTCGGAGTGGCTCGTCCGCGTGATTCCCAACAAGTTCCCCGCGCTGCGAATCGAGGAGGACGATCGCCGACGCCAGCAGGGCCGGCTGTTTCAGCACATGGGAGGCTGCGGAGCGCACGAAGTCATCATCGAGTCCCCCGATCACTCGCTGCTGCTCTGTCAGCAGCCGGTCGAGCAGATCGAACGCATCCTCCGGATGGCTCAGAGTCGCTTCAACGATCTAATGCAGGATCATCGGTTCCAGTCGATCATCGTCTTCAAGAATCATGGCGAAGGTGCGGGAACTTCGCTGAGGCACCCTCACTGGCAGATCATCGCCACGCCGGTCGTCCCGCGTATGCTGCGGCAGCGGTACGAGCAGGCAACCGAACACTTCGACCGGACCGGCAACTGCCTGTACTGCGAGCTGGTCAACGAAGAACTGGCGGCCGACGAGCGAATCATCCTGACGAATGCTCACTACGTCGCGTTCATGCCGTATGCCTCCCATCTGCCGTTCGAAACGTGGATCGTCCCGCTGCGGCAGCAGGCCACCTTCGGACAGGTTCCTGCGGGCGAGTTGCCGGCTCTTGCAGGCATCCTGAGAGAGGTGCTGCTCAAGCTTTACGTGGCGCTGGACAACCCGGACTTCAACCTGACGATCGATGTGGCTCCCCGCGGCGACGAAGACAAGGAGTACTACCAGTGGCACATCCGGGTACTCCCTCGGCTGAGCACGACGGCCGGTTTTGAGATGGGGAGTGGCATGTCGATCAATACGGTTCTGCCGGAGGAGGCGGCACGGTTTCTGCGGAACGGTCGGTCCTCGACGGGGACGTAG
- a CDS encoding flavin reductase family protein — protein MSDGNGTFRDAIAAVLGRTPSGLYILVAGDGDGEQTGMLASWVQQASFDPPAVTVAVNKSRYLNDWLGKSPQVVLNLLGESQKQFLGHFGRGFEPGEAAFDGIATTQATNGLPALTDALGYLEGNVTGQVDAGDHMVYVVEITAAGHGEALSSERPWVHIRKNGFSY, from the coding sequence ATGTCTGATGGAAATGGAACCTTCCGCGACGCCATTGCCGCCGTCCTCGGTCGCACACCGAGCGGCCTGTATATTCTTGTGGCCGGCGACGGCGATGGGGAGCAGACCGGTATGCTCGCCAGCTGGGTGCAACAGGCGTCGTTCGATCCGCCGGCGGTGACGGTCGCGGTCAACAAGTCGCGCTACCTCAACGACTGGCTGGGGAAGTCCCCTCAGGTCGTCCTCAACCTGCTTGGGGAATCGCAGAAGCAGTTTCTCGGCCACTTCGGCCGCGGCTTCGAGCCGGGCGAAGCGGCGTTCGATGGCATCGCAACGACCCAGGCGACCAACGGGCTGCCTGCACTCACCGATGCCCTCGGCTACCTCGAAGGCAACGTGACCGGTCAGGTGGATGCCGGTGATCACATGGTGTATGTCGTGGAGATCACCGCCGCCGGCCATGGCGAAGCCCTCTCCAGCGAACGGCCGTGGGTGCACATTCGGAAGAACGGCTTCAGCTACTGA